The Meriones unguiculatus strain TT.TT164.6M chromosome 6, Bangor_MerUng_6.1, whole genome shotgun sequence genomic interval CACTTCAAGGCCCAAAACCAGCCTGAAGGCACAGCGGGGATATTGAGGCAGACAGAGAACGGGGCCTTGGACCCTAGAGGCCCTGATACTAATTAAAGGCACTTGTGATGAAGAGCCCCAGGGACCTCTGCCAAGCAGGTGCCGGTGCTCCCACCTCACCTCAGATTTTATTGAGTTAGGCAACGGACCCACTGGGCCTGGCAGGCCCCAACATGTTTGGTCCCATATGAAAGGACCACACCGGGTTGCTCTGCAGTGGGTACCTTAATTATACCGATTAGCATCTTGAATCTCTCCCTGGAGGACAATTTGTTCCCTCCCACTTTTTACCTGTAGTTTCAACATTCTGATTCCCGTTGGATGCAGGTCAAGTTAAGACCCTGACTGCTAAGGTCCCATTCTACAGGTGGGAAAGAAGGGAGCTGAGCCCATGTGTCTTTGTTTCGCCCATGATTGGGACGCAGACAGGGACTGAagaagcaggcaggcagagtGGGTACCCCTGTAATTGCCGCCCTCGGGGCTGAGGCAGGGAGGATCATGGCCTTGAGACTAGACTGGACTACATAAACCAGACCCTACCTGGAGTAaagggtggaggaggaagaggagaaagaagcaggacTCTGTCTTGAGGTCCATGTCAGGATGCTCCCTTTGGCCTGCCTGatcctgtcctccctcttcaGCTACCTGAATGACCTGGAGCGGATCGCACAGAGTGAGTACATCCCTACGCAACAGGATGTGCTGCGCACCCGTGTGAAAACCACGGGCATCGTGGAGACACACTTCACCTTCAAGGACTTGCACTTCAAGTGAGTGGGTGTGTGGGCAGGGTTTAGGGCAGGGCCTGCTAGCCGCCATTGGGCACAATTCCCCAGTCCCTCTGAGGGTCCTCGGGGTTGTACTGGGAGAGCATGTCCTCACAGTTCATCACCTAGTTTATCACTAGTGACCTCCTCCTGCTCGTAGCCTCTCCTGCCTCCGTCCCATGTGCTCCAACCTGTCCCTTTGACCAGACTCAAAACCAGGATTGCAGTGAGTGAGGGCGGATAACTCCATGGTGGCAGCTGTTCCACACTGGCCGGGCCTCTGTCCTCAGCCCGCCAACCTGTGAAATGCAAGATGCCTCCCATAGGGCTCTCTCCCTGGAGCTAAGTTGACCCACTGTCCACAGGATGTTCGACGTGGGTGGTCAGCGATCTGAGCGCAAGAAGTGGATCCACTGCTTCGAGGGCGTCACAGCCATCATCTTCTGCGTTGCCTTGAGCGCCTATGACTTGGTGCTGGCTGAGGACGAGGAGATGGTAAGAGACCAGGAGAGCACTGGTGGCGGGGACAGAGCCTGGTAGGCGGCAGTTGGGGGCCCGTACCAGCATCACATTGTTTCCTTAGAACCGCATGCATGAGAGCATGAAGCTGTTCGACAGCATCTGCAACAACAAGTGGTTCACCGACACCTCCATCATCCTCTTCCTCAACAAGAAGGACCTGTTTGAAGAGAAGATCACACAGAGCCCCCTGACCATCTGTTTCCCGGAGTACACAGGTGGGACCCTGGGAAGACCGTCTCGTGGGAGGGGCGTTGGCCGTGCCAGCCGGCACCATTGGGGACGCGGCCCATGGATGCCCCCATCTGGACAGAAGGGAGAACACAGGACATAGGGTACCTCACTCACGCAGGAGGCTTGCTACCACACGTGGGCCTCTACTCTTGAGCACGCGCACGTGGGACACGTCCCTCACACAGCACGTGCACTTACACATGAACATAATGTGCACATTTTCCATGCCGGGCTTGCATGTGCACAGATGCTTGCTGAACTTGCAGGAAGGAGCCCACCTGCCCTCAGCATACGGAAGGAAGTCTTCATTTGTCTTCCCTAGGGGCCAACAAGTATGACGAGGCAGCCAGCTACATCCAGAGCAAGTTCGAGGACCTGAATAAACGCAAAGACACCAAGGAGATATACACGCACTTCACGTGCGCCACCGACACCAAGAACGTGCAGTTTGTGTTTGATGCCGTCACTGACGTCATCATCAAGAACAACCTGAAGGACTGTGGCCTCTTCTGAGGGGCAGCGGGCCTGGCAGGATGGTAAGTCAGAAGGAGGCAAGGCAGGGTGCTGGGGAACAGCATAGTGAGACCCTTAAGTTCAGAGTGCGCATGGGGCTGGAAGCTTAGGGGAGGTCCTTTGGGAGTAGTCAGCCTGGAGGGGAAAGGGTGGAGCAGGGCAAGCAGGGACCAGAGAacgagggagggagaagaaggaccTGGCTCTCCCCTGGGCAGAGCTAAAGAACTATTTTATTCAATGTTCTTTGGAGGAGATTGCCTCCCCTCCACCATGTCATATTAGCCTAGTCCAGATGCAGGAGGAGACCCAGGTATCCCAGTGCTCACAGCTTTGCACTTGTCCTTAGACGTCCGTCTCAGACCAGAGAATCCTAGGCCCAGGCCAGCCCCCCTGGCCCTGGTGTACATGCTGTGACCGCCAGTGTCACTGATACACCCGGTAACCCAGCAACAGAAGCTGGCCCCTGGGCACAGCTGTGTCCCTGGTAACAAGTAGGTGGGGAAAAGGTCATTGTCTGGAGAGGTGGGGAGCTGCCTGTGACCCAGGCTGTGTCTTTCCTCCACCTCCAGGGCCACCGCTGACTCTGTTCCCTACTACCCCTGAGGAAGACGGAGTCCAGAAGACCCTGCTCCCTGCCTGTCCCCCGGCTGCTTCGCCcatctttttttcctctgttctcagctcccctgtcccctccctcGGCTCTAGACTTGGGGGAGGGGTTGCCACAGGCCACCCTGTTAAGCCCACCCTTGTCCGAGGTCGGGCATGGCCATGGTACACCCTTCCTGGGCATCCGTTCTGGTTTTCTAACCGTTGTCTTATTGTGGGGTGAGGGGGGAGCGCATGCAGAGTTTCCCAAGGCCTGTGTCTGGAGAGGTACCCACTTCTCCAGCCTAGACCCCTGGCTTTGTCCAACACCAGCCCTGACCCAAGTCCAAATGTTTACAGGGAGCCTCCCGCCTGCCCCACCCTCTGCCGCTCGGAGGCCCCCAAGGAAAAAGCACAAGATGTGTAAGAGACAACGCCATTCCTGGAGAGACAGTCCACCTGCTTATTCTcgt includes:
- the Gnai2 gene encoding guanine nucleotide-binding protein G(i) subunit alpha-2 — protein: MGCTVSAEDKAAAERSKMIDKNLREDGEKAAREVKLLLLGAGESGKSTIVKQMKIIHEDGYSEEECRQYRAVVYSNTIQSIMAIVKAMGNLQIDFADPQRADDARQLFALSCAAEEQGMLPEDLSGVIRRLWADHGVQACFGRSREYQLNDSAAYYLNDLERIAQSEYIPTQQDVLRTRVKTTGIVETHFTFKDLHFKMFDVGGQRSERKKWIHCFEGVTAIIFCVALSAYDLVLAEDEEMNRMHESMKLFDSICNNKWFTDTSIILFLNKKDLFEEKITQSPLTICFPEYTGANKYDEAASYIQSKFEDLNKRKDTKEIYTHFTCATDTKNVQFVFDAVTDVIIKNNLKDCGLF